From a region of the Desmodus rotundus isolate HL8 chromosome 7, HLdesRot8A.1, whole genome shotgun sequence genome:
- the JPH4 gene encoding junctophilin-4 isoform X1, with protein sequence MSPGGKFDFDDGGCYVGGWEAGRAHGYGVCTGPGAQGEYSGCWAHGFESLGVFTGPGGHSYQGHWQQGKREGLGVERKSRWTYRGEWLGGLKGRSGVWESVSGLRYAGLWKDGFQDGYGTETYSDGGTYQGQWQAGKRHGYGVRQSVPYHQAALLRSPRRTSLDSGHSDPPTPPPPLPLPGDEGGSPASGSRGGFVLAAPGDADGASSRKRTPAAGSFFRRSLLLSGLRAGGRRSSLGSKRGSLRSEVSSEVGSTGPPGSEASGTPVPAPPALIEGSATEVYAGEWRADRRSGYGVSQRSNGLRYEGEWLGNRRHGYGRTTRPDGSREEGKYKRNRLVHGGRVRSLLPLALRRGKVKEKVDRAVEGARRAVSAARQRQEIAAARAADALLKAVAASSVAEKAVEAARMAKLIAQDLQPMLEAPGRRPRQDSEGSDTEPLDEDSPGVYENGLTPSEGSPELPSSPASSRQPWQPPACRNPLPPGGDRGPFSSPKAWPGEWGCPGEQAEELAGYEAEDEAGIQGPGPRDGSPLLGGCSDSSGSLREEEGEDEEPSSPMRIPGALAPEPVATPVLRGPSSRGPEAGCLMEELEEPAATERPAQPGAANPLVVGAVALLDLSLAFLFSQLLT encoded by the exons ATGTCCCCCGGGGGCAAGTTCGACTTTGACGACGGGGGCTGCTACGTGGGGGGCTGGGAGGCGGGGCGGGCACATGGCTACGGCGTGTGCACGGGGCCCGGCGCCCAGGGCGAGTACAGCGGCTGCTGGGCACACGGCTTCGAGTCACTGGGCGTCTTCACGGGGCCCGGCGGACACAGCTACCAGGGCCACTGGCAGCAGGGCAAGCGTGAAGGGCTGGGCGTGGAGCGCAAGAGCCGCTGGACGTATCGCGGCGAGTGGCTGGGCGGGCTGAAGGGGCGCAGCGGCGTGTGGGAGAGCGTGTCCGGCCTGCGCTACGCCGGGCTCTGGAAGGACGGCTTCCAGGACGGCTACGGCACCGAGACCTACTCCGACGGAG GCACCTACCAGGGCCAGTGGCAAGCCGGGAAGCGCCACGGCTACGGGGTGCGCCAGAGCGTACCCTACCATCAGGCGGCGCTGCTCCGCTCTCCCCGCCGCACCTCTCTGGACTCCGGCCACAGCGACCCCCCAacgccgcccccgcccctgcccttgcCAGGCGACGAGGGGGGCAGCCCGGCCTCTGGCTCAAGGGGAGGCTTCGTGCTGGCCGCGCCCGGAGACGCCGACGGTGCGTCCTCCCGCAAGCGCACCCCTGCAGCCGGCAGCTTCTTTCGCCGTTCGCTGCTGCTTAGCGGGCTCCGCGCTGGCGGGCGCCGCAGCTCCTTGGGCAGCAAGCGGGGCTCCCTGCGTAGCGAGGTGAGCAGCGAGGTGGGCAGTACAGGGCCCCCGGGCTCCGAAGCCAGCGGGACCCCGGTCCCAGCGCCGCCCGCCCTCATCGAGGGCTCAGCCACTGAGGTGTATGCGGGCGAATGGCGCGCCGACCGGCGCAGCGGCTACGGCGTGAGCCAACGCTCCAACGGGCTTCGCTACGAGGGCGAGTGGCTAGGCAACCGACGGCACGGCTACGGGCGTACCACCCGCCCCGACGGCTCCCGTGAAGAGGGCAAGTACAAGCGCAACAGGCTGGTGCACGGGGGGCGTGTGCGCAGCCTCCTGCCGCTGGCCCTTCGGCGGGGCAAAGTCAAGGAGAAGGTGGACAGGGCTGTCGAGGGCGCCCGTAGAGCAGTGAGCGCTGCACGCCAACGCCAGGAGATCGCCGCTGCCAG GGCAGCAGACGCCCTTCTAAAGGCAGTAGCAGCCAGCAGCGTTGCTGAGAAGGCTGTGGAGGCTGCTCGAATGGCCAAACTGATAGCCCAGGACCTGCAACCCATGTTAGAGGCCCCAG GCCGCAGACCCAGGCAGGACTCAGAAGGTTCTGACACAGAGCCCTTGGATGAAGACAGCCCTGGGGTGTATGAGAATGGACTTACCCCCTCAGAGGGCTCTCCCGAACTGCCCAGCAGTCCTGCCTCCTCCCGCCAACCCTGGCAACCCCCTGCCTGCCGGAACCCACTGCCTCCTGGAGGGGACCGGGGTCCCTTCTCCAGTCCCAAAGCTTggcctggggagtgggggtgcCCAGGTGAGCAGGCAGAGGAACTAGCTGGCTATGAGGCCGAGGATGAGGCTGGGATCCAGGGCCCGGGACCCAGAGATGGTTCCCCACTCCTTGGAGGCTGCAGTGACAGTTCCGGAAGTCTtcgagaggaggaaggggaagatgaAGAGCCCTCGTCCCCCATGAGGATCCCAGGGGCCTTGGCACCTGAGCCCGTGGCCACGCCAGTCCTAAGGGGCCCATCCTCAAGAGGTCCTGAAGCTGGGTGCCTGATGGAAGAGCTTGAGGAGCCAGCTGCGACTGAGAGGCCCGCCCAGCCG gGAGCTGCCAACCCCCTGGTGGTGGGAGCCGTGGCCCTCCTGGACCTCAGCCTGGCATTCCTGTTCTCTCAGCTCCTTACCTAA
- the JPH4 gene encoding junctophilin-4 isoform X2 gives MSPGGKFDFDDGGCYVGGWEAGRAHGYGVCTGPGAQGEYSGCWAHGFESLGVFTGPGGHSYQGHWQQGKREGLGVERKSRWTYRGEWLGGLKGRSGVWESVSGLRYAGLWKDGFQDGYGTETYSDGGTYQGQWQAGKRHGYGVRQSVPYHQAALLRSPRRTSLDSGHSDPPTPPPPLPLPGDEGGSPASGSRGGFVLAAPGDADGASSRKRTPAAGSFFRRSLLLSGLRAGGRRSSLGSKRGSLRSEVSSEVGSTGPPGSEASGTPVPAPPALIEGSATEVYAGEWRADRRSGYGVSQRSNGLRYEGEWLGNRRHGYGRTTRPDGSREEGKYKRNRLVHGGRVRSLLPLALRRGKVKEKVDRAVEGARRAVSAARQRQEIAAARAADALLKAVAASSVAEKAVEAARMAKLIAQDLQPMLEAPGCSDSSGSLREEEGEDEEPSSPMRIPGALAPEPVATPVLRGPSSRGPEAGCLMEELEEPAATERPAQPGAANPLVVGAVALLDLSLAFLFSQLLT, from the exons ATGTCCCCCGGGGGCAAGTTCGACTTTGACGACGGGGGCTGCTACGTGGGGGGCTGGGAGGCGGGGCGGGCACATGGCTACGGCGTGTGCACGGGGCCCGGCGCCCAGGGCGAGTACAGCGGCTGCTGGGCACACGGCTTCGAGTCACTGGGCGTCTTCACGGGGCCCGGCGGACACAGCTACCAGGGCCACTGGCAGCAGGGCAAGCGTGAAGGGCTGGGCGTGGAGCGCAAGAGCCGCTGGACGTATCGCGGCGAGTGGCTGGGCGGGCTGAAGGGGCGCAGCGGCGTGTGGGAGAGCGTGTCCGGCCTGCGCTACGCCGGGCTCTGGAAGGACGGCTTCCAGGACGGCTACGGCACCGAGACCTACTCCGACGGAG GCACCTACCAGGGCCAGTGGCAAGCCGGGAAGCGCCACGGCTACGGGGTGCGCCAGAGCGTACCCTACCATCAGGCGGCGCTGCTCCGCTCTCCCCGCCGCACCTCTCTGGACTCCGGCCACAGCGACCCCCCAacgccgcccccgcccctgcccttgcCAGGCGACGAGGGGGGCAGCCCGGCCTCTGGCTCAAGGGGAGGCTTCGTGCTGGCCGCGCCCGGAGACGCCGACGGTGCGTCCTCCCGCAAGCGCACCCCTGCAGCCGGCAGCTTCTTTCGCCGTTCGCTGCTGCTTAGCGGGCTCCGCGCTGGCGGGCGCCGCAGCTCCTTGGGCAGCAAGCGGGGCTCCCTGCGTAGCGAGGTGAGCAGCGAGGTGGGCAGTACAGGGCCCCCGGGCTCCGAAGCCAGCGGGACCCCGGTCCCAGCGCCGCCCGCCCTCATCGAGGGCTCAGCCACTGAGGTGTATGCGGGCGAATGGCGCGCCGACCGGCGCAGCGGCTACGGCGTGAGCCAACGCTCCAACGGGCTTCGCTACGAGGGCGAGTGGCTAGGCAACCGACGGCACGGCTACGGGCGTACCACCCGCCCCGACGGCTCCCGTGAAGAGGGCAAGTACAAGCGCAACAGGCTGGTGCACGGGGGGCGTGTGCGCAGCCTCCTGCCGCTGGCCCTTCGGCGGGGCAAAGTCAAGGAGAAGGTGGACAGGGCTGTCGAGGGCGCCCGTAGAGCAGTGAGCGCTGCACGCCAACGCCAGGAGATCGCCGCTGCCAG GGCAGCAGACGCCCTTCTAAAGGCAGTAGCAGCCAGCAGCGTTGCTGAGAAGGCTGTGGAGGCTGCTCGAATGGCCAAACTGATAGCCCAGGACCTGCAACCCATGTTAGAGGCCCCAG GCTGCAGTGACAGTTCCGGAAGTCTtcgagaggaggaaggggaagatgaAGAGCCCTCGTCCCCCATGAGGATCCCAGGGGCCTTGGCACCTGAGCCCGTGGCCACGCCAGTCCTAAGGGGCCCATCCTCAAGAGGTCCTGAAGCTGGGTGCCTGATGGAAGAGCTTGAGGAGCCAGCTGCGACTGAGAGGCCCGCCCAGCCG gGAGCTGCCAACCCCCTGGTGGTGGGAGCCGTGGCCCTCCTGGACCTCAGCCTGGCATTCCTGTTCTCTCAGCTCCTTACCTAA